One Chionomys nivalis chromosome 4, mChiNiv1.1, whole genome shotgun sequence genomic region harbors:
- the LOC130872546 gene encoding putative olfactory receptor 8G3 — protein sequence MITLIGLTSHLKTPMYYFLSNLSFIDLCHSTVITPKMLVNFVKEKNIISYPECMTQLYFFSFFAISECHMLAAMAYDRYVAICNPLLYNVVMSHHLCFWLTVGVYTLGFIGSSVHTGFMLRLILCKTNVINHYFCDLFPLLELSCSSTYINELLVLFLSAINILTPTLTIFTSYIFIIVSILRIRSTEGRTKAFSTCSSHISAVTVFFGSAAFMYLQPSSVSSMNQGKVSSVFYTTVVPMLNPLIYSLRNKDVKSALKKILDRSVHS from the coding sequence ATGATCACACTGATTGGGCTTACTTCTCACCTGAAAACTCCTATGTACTATTTCCTCAGCAATCTGTCCTTCATTGACCTCTGCCATTCCACTGTCATTACCCCCAAAATGCTGGTGAACTTTGTGAAAGAGAAGAACATCATCTCCTACCCCGAATGCATGACTCAGCtctactttttctccttttttgccATTTCTGAATGTCACATGTTGGCTGCAATGGCATATGACCGCTATGTTGCCATCTGCAATCCTTTACTTTACAATGTCGTCATGTCTCATCATCTCTGCTTCTGGCTCACAGTGGGAGTTTATACTTTGGGTTTTATTGGGTCATCAGTTCACACAGGTTTCATGTTGAGACTCATTTTGTGCAAGACCAATGTGATTAACCACTACTTTTGTGATCTCTTTCCACTCTTGGAACTGTCTTGCTCCAGCACGTACATCAATGAATTATTGGTCCTTTTCCTAAGTGCAATAAATATCCTCACTCCTACCTTGACCATCTTTActtcatatatatttatcattGTCAGCATCCTACGCATTCGTTCAACTGAAGGCAGGACCAAAGCCTTCagcacctgcagctcccacatCTCTGCTGTTACTGTCTTCTTTGGTTCTGCTGCATTCATGTACTTACAGCCATCATCAGTGAGCTCCATGAACCAAGGGAAAGTATCATCTGTGTTTTACACTACTGTTGTTCCCATGCTGAACCCATTGATCTACAGCCTGAGAAATAAGGATGTCAAGTCAGCTCTTAAGAAAATTCTTGATAGAAGTGTACATTCATGA
- the LOC130872880 gene encoding olfactory receptor 146-like, with translation MENGNHSTVTKFFLSGLTDQPELQLPLFLLFLGIYLLTVLGNLGMIILILLSSHLHTPMYFFLSSLSFIDLCQSTVITPKMLVNFVVEKNDISYTECMIQLYFFLLFAISECYMLAAMAYDRYVAICSPLLYSVIVSQQACLSLVFGVYIIGVVCASAHVGCMFRIHFCRFDLINHYFCDLISVLKLSCSSIYVNELMILIFSGINIIAPTLTILSSYVFIIISILHIKSTEGRSKAFSTCSSHITAVAIFFGSAAFMYLNPSSSSSIDEGKVSSVFYTIIVPMLNPLIYSLRNKDVNVALKKIIERRSFL, from the coding sequence ATGGAAAACGGTAATCACTCCACAGTGACCAAGTTTTTTCTCTCTGGGTTAACTGACCAACCAGAGCTGCAGCTGCCcctgttcctcctcttccttggaaTCTACCTGCTCACAGTGCTGGGGAACCTGGGAATGATCATCCTGATCCTGCTCAGCTCCCACctgcacacccccatgtacttcttcctcagtaGTCTGTCCTTCATTGACCTCTGCCAATCTACTGTTATTACCCCCAAAATGCTGGTGAACTTTGTGGTGGAGAAGAATGACATCTCCTACACTGAGTGCATGATTCAactttacttctttcttctttttgctatTTCAGAATGTTACATGCTAGCTGCAATGGCATATGATCGCTATGTTGCCATATGTAGCCCCTTGCTTTACAGTGTCATCGTGTCTCAACAGGCTTGCCTTTCTCTTGTCTTTGGAGTTTATATTATAGGTGTGGTTTGCGCATCAGCTCATGTAGGTTGTATGTTTAGGATTCATTTCTGCAGATTTGATTTGATCAATCATTATTTCTGTGACCTTATTTCTGTCCTTAAACTCTCTTGCTCTAGTATCTATGTTAATGAATTAATGATTCTAATTTTTAGTGGCATTAATATCATTGCCCCAACCCTGACCATCCTTAGTTCTTATGTTTTCATCATTATCAGCATCCTCCACATTAAATCCACTGAGGGCAGGTCCAAAGCCTTCagcacctgcagctcccacatCACAGCTGTTGCTATCTTTTTTGGTTCTGCTGCATTTATGTATCTGAATCCATCATCTTCCAGCTCCATAGATGAAGGCAAAGTGTCTTCTGTATTTTACACCATCATTGTTCCCATGCTCAACCCCTTGATCTACAGTCTGAGGAATAAGGATGTCAATGTTGCACTgaagaaaattatagaaagaaGATCATTCTTGTAA
- the LOC130872859 gene encoding olfactory receptor 8G1-like — MAAGNHCTVDEFILTGLSKNPGLQLPLFLLFLGIYVVTVVGNLGMITLIGLSSYLHTPMYYFLSSLSFIDLCHSTVITPKMLVNFVKAKNIISYPGCMTQLYFFLIFAIAECHMLAAMAYDRYVAICNPLLYNVTMSHQTYSSLISGVYIIGVVCASAHTGFMIRVEFCNLDVINHYFCDLLPLLKLAHSSTYVNELLILCFGTFNIVVPTLTILTSYIFIIASILRISSTEGRCKAFSTCSSHISAVTVFFGSAAFMYLQPSSINSMEQGKVSSVFYTIVVPMLNPLIYSLRNKDVSVALKKILDRKSFT, encoded by the coding sequence ATGGCAGCAGGAAATCATTGTACAGTGGATGAGTTTATCCTAACTGGGCTTTCAAAGAATCCAGGTCTCCagctgcctctcttcctcctcttcctaggAATCTATGTGGTCACTGTGGTGGGGAATCTGGGCATGATCACCCTAATTGGGCTCAGTTCCTACTTGCACACACCAATGTACTATTTCCTAAGCAGTCTGTCCTTCATTGATCTCTGTCATTCCACAGTTATTACCCCAAAAATGTTGGTGAACTTTGTGAAAGCGAAGAACATCATCTCCTATCCCGGATGCATGACTCAGCTCTACTTCTTCCTCATTTTTGCAATTGCAGAGTGTCACATGTTGGCTGCAATGGCATATGACCGCTATGTTGCCATCTGTAACCCCTTGCTTTACAATGTAACCATGTCCCATCAGACTTACAGTTCCCTGATTTCAGGGGTGTATATTATTGGTGTGGTTTGTGCATCAGCTCACACAGGCTTTATGATCAGAGTTGAGTTCTGTAACTTAGATGTGATCAACCACTATTTCTGTGATCTTCTTCCCCTCCTGAAGCTTGCTCACTCTAGCACTTACGTTAACGAGTTGTTGATTCTATGTTTTGGTACTTTTAACATTGTTGTCCCAACTTTAACTATTCTTACTTCTTACATCTTCATCATTGCCAGTATCCTTCGCATTAGTTCTACTGAGGGCAGGTGTAAAGCCTTCagcacctgcagctcccacatCTCTGCTGTTACTGTCTTCTTTGGTTCTGCTGCATTCATGTACTTGCAGCCATCCTCAATCAACTCCATGGAACAAGGAAAAGTGTCATCTGTGTTTTATACCATTGTTGTGCCTATGCTGAACCCCTTGATCTACAGCCTAAGGAATAAGGATGTCAGTGTTGCCCTGAAGAAAATACTAGACAGAAAATCATTCACGTAA